The genomic segment CACCACGTTGAAGCAGCTTGAAGCATTGAGCCTAAGTAAAGGCGGCGGATGGACCAGGTTGGCACTCCGCCGCGCAGCGGACAAACAGGAGGCTCAACCATGTCATTCACAGTTCGGACGGATGCATTCGGAAACGGCGCCGCGATTCCTGCGAAGTACACGTGTTCAGGCGCGGACGTATCGCCGGCGCTGCAATGGAGCGACGCGCCGGCAGGGGCGAAATCGCTGGCACTTATCGTCGATGACCCGGACGCGCCGGGCGGCACATGGACGCACTGGGTGCTGTGGGATGTGCCTGCGCAATCCGGCGGGTTGCCAGAGGGTGTTCCGCCTGAGGAGTCGCTGCCTGGCGGCGCGCGTCAGGGCAAGAACGACTTCGGCAAGGTGGGTTATGGCGGGCCGTGTCCGCCGCCTGGCAAGGCGCATCGCTACTTCTTCCGGCTCTATGCGCTGGACAAGGTGCTTGAGTTGATGGCCGGCAGCGAGCGCCCCGACCTGGAAGACGCGATGAAGCGGCACATCCTGGCACAGGCGGAGTGGATGGGGACGTTCAAGCGGTAAAGCAGGGAACAGGCAAAAGCGATCAGGGAACAGAAGGCAACGGCCGTTGCCCAAATGGCTCATTACGAGTCAGTGAGCCTGCAAGAGCGTGTTCACTTCGGCCTCCGTGGGCATGGCGGGCTGCGCTCCTGCGC from the Occallatibacter riparius genome contains:
- a CDS encoding YbhB/YbcL family Raf kinase inhibitor-like protein — protein: MSFTVRTDAFGNGAAIPAKYTCSGADVSPALQWSDAPAGAKSLALIVDDPDAPGGTWTHWVLWDVPAQSGGLPEGVPPEESLPGGARQGKNDFGKVGYGGPCPPPGKAHRYFFRLYALDKVLELMAGSERPDLEDAMKRHILAQAEWMGTFKR